The Providencia sp. PROV188 genome includes a region encoding these proteins:
- a CDS encoding CheR family methyltransferase — translation MLLVPQIEPLTDDEFGRVCRFIHKKSGIVLTMNKKNMVYNRLLKRLRDCNIDNFSDYLRMLEREPLNTEWQAFINALTTNLTAFFREPHHFATLTDFLKSRRNSNINIWCSASSTGEEPYSIAMTVSDVLGANAVNAKVVASDIDTEVLEKAKQGIYRIEELKTLTALQRQRYFMKGVGEYEGFARVKPALSNMIEFRYLNLTEGDWQLQHRFDAIFCRNVMIYFDKEMQIKLLERFAPLLKPDGLLFIGHSENISQLTKQFVINGQTVYSLASARRGQ, via the coding sequence ATGCTATTAGTACCACAGATAGAACCTTTGACTGATGACGAGTTTGGTCGGGTTTGTCGATTTATTCATAAAAAGTCTGGAATAGTCCTTACGATGAATAAGAAAAATATGGTCTATAACCGCTTATTAAAGCGCTTACGTGACTGTAATATCGACAATTTTTCTGATTACTTACGGATGTTAGAGCGTGAACCGTTGAATACGGAATGGCAAGCATTTATCAACGCACTGACCACAAACTTAACGGCATTCTTTCGAGAGCCTCACCACTTTGCGACATTGACAGATTTTTTAAAAAGCCGTCGAAATAGCAATATCAATATTTGGTGTTCGGCTTCTTCGACAGGGGAAGAACCTTATTCTATCGCCATGACAGTGAGCGATGTTCTGGGAGCCAACGCTGTCAATGCCAAGGTCGTTGCCAGTGATATTGACACGGAAGTATTAGAGAAAGCGAAACAAGGGATCTATCGAATCGAAGAACTCAAAACCCTGACAGCACTGCAACGGCAGCGCTACTTCATGAAAGGGGTGGGTGAGTACGAAGGGTTTGCTCGCGTAAAGCCCGCACTTAGCAACATGATTGAGTTTCGTTACTTAAACCTGACGGAAGGCGATTGGCAATTACAACATCGCTTCGATGCGATTTTTTGCCGCAACGTCATGATTTATTTTGACAAGGAAATGCAGATAAAACTGCTAGAGCGCTTTGCGCCACTGCTCAAGCCGGATGGCTTATTGTTTATTGGTCACTCTGAAAATATTTCGCAACTGACAAAACAGTTTGTGATCAATGGGCAGACCGTCTACAGCTTAGCGTCGGCGAGGAGAGGACAATGA
- a CDS encoding protein-glutamate methylesterase/protein-glutamine glutaminase, translating to MKKIKVLCVDDSALMRQLMREIINSHTDMEVVDTAPDPYVARDLIKQLEPDVITLDVEMPRMDGIDFLEKLMRLHPIPVVMVSTLTSKGSEVTLKALELGAVDFVTKPQIGIRETMMSYRDMIGEKIRAAAMSKMSQRNRFARTEKKVAEPTTLAKPLTPYVCNNRVIAVGASTGGTEAIRQFLEMLPRECPPVVITQHMPAGFTRSFAERLNKLCALTVKEAEHNEILQKGCAYIAPGDSHMLIADKGKGYQVVLEQSEPVNRHRPSVDVLFDSVAKHVGRKCIGILLTGMGMDGAKGLLNLRQQGAFTYAQNESSCVVFGMPRAAIEMNAADEVLDLLKIAPSVLTKLSTVTV from the coding sequence ATGAAAAAAATAAAAGTATTGTGCGTCGATGACTCTGCACTCATGCGCCAATTAATGCGTGAAATTATCAACAGTCACACTGATATGGAAGTGGTCGACACAGCGCCAGATCCGTATGTTGCTCGGGACTTAATTAAGCAACTGGAGCCAGATGTTATCACCCTCGATGTTGAAATGCCGAGAATGGATGGCATTGATTTTTTAGAGAAATTGATGCGGCTGCATCCAATTCCGGTCGTTATGGTCTCCACATTAACCTCTAAAGGCTCTGAAGTGACATTAAAGGCTTTAGAACTGGGCGCCGTAGATTTTGTGACAAAACCACAGATTGGTATTCGCGAAACCATGATGAGTTATCGCGATATGATCGGTGAAAAAATTCGCGCAGCGGCAATGTCTAAAATGTCGCAGCGTAACCGTTTTGCTCGTACAGAGAAAAAAGTTGCTGAGCCGACAACTCTCGCTAAACCGCTGACGCCATACGTGTGCAACAACCGTGTGATAGCCGTGGGAGCCTCAACTGGTGGAACAGAAGCTATCCGCCAATTTTTAGAGATGCTGCCAAGAGAATGCCCGCCAGTGGTGATCACTCAGCATATGCCAGCAGGCTTCACTCGCTCTTTTGCTGAACGCTTAAATAAACTGTGTGCACTTACAGTTAAAGAGGCGGAGCACAATGAGATTTTGCAAAAAGGCTGCGCCTATATTGCGCCGGGTGATTCACACATGTTGATTGCCGATAAAGGCAAAGGTTATCAAGTGGTGTTGGAACAGAGCGAGCCGGTTAACCGCCATCGTCCTTCCGTCGATGTGCTATTTGACTCAGTCGCTAAGCATGTCGGACGTAAATGTATTGGTATTTTGCTGACCGGAATGGGAATGGATGGCGCCAAGGGCTTACTCAACCTGCGTCAACAAGGGGCTTTCACTTATGCTCAAAACGAAAGTAGTTGCGTCGTATTTGGTATGCCGCGTGCTGCAATCGAAATGAATGCCGCAGATGAAGTGCTGGATCTACTGAAAATTGCCCCAAGCGTATTAACAAAACTTTCTACTGTCACCGTTTAG
- the cheY gene encoding chemotaxis response regulator CheY: protein MAAKDLSFLVVDDFSTMRRIVRNLLKELGFNKIEEAEDGVDALEKIRAGNIDFVVADWNMPNMDGLELLKTIRGDDALKHIPVLMVTAEAKKENIIAAAQAGASGYVVKPFTAAILEEKLNKVFEKMGLQ from the coding sequence ATGGCCGCTAAAGATCTGAGCTTTCTGGTTGTCGATGACTTTTCTACTATGCGTCGCATCGTCCGTAACTTATTAAAAGAACTTGGTTTTAACAAAATTGAAGAAGCGGAAGATGGCGTTGATGCCCTCGAAAAAATCCGTGCTGGGAATATTGATTTTGTTGTTGCTGACTGGAATATGCCAAATATGGATGGTTTAGAGTTACTCAAAACCATTCGTGGTGATGATGCACTTAAACATATCCCTGTCTTAATGGTGACCGCAGAAGCGAAAAAAGAAAATATTATTGCGGCAGCACAAGCTGGTGCGAGCGGCTATGTTGTGAAACCGTTTACCGCAGCTATCCTCGAAGAAAAATTAAATAAAGTGTTTGAAAAAATGGGGCTGCAATAA
- a CDS encoding protein phosphatase CheZ, whose translation MIEQVAMNGSRNGTGNEDLKHVITRIGTLMRTLRESMRELGLEKSVQQAVASIPDGKDRLRYIAQMTAQAAEKTLNGIDVIKPLQVEMNKNAIALQQQWEEAASGEVSEALRGSTQAFLGQVIQDSEVTKAELLEIMMAQDFQDLTGQVVKKMMEVVEEAEKQLLALLMENTPPEMRVKTQSESLLNGPQINKEGVNVMASQSQVDDLLDELGF comes from the coding sequence ATGATTGAACAAGTAGCAATGAATGGCAGTCGTAATGGCACTGGCAACGAAGATCTAAAACACGTCATTACACGTATTGGAACTCTGATGCGAACCTTACGTGAAAGTATGCGTGAGTTGGGTTTAGAGAAAAGCGTTCAGCAGGCAGTAGCAAGTATTCCAGACGGTAAAGACCGCCTGCGTTATATTGCGCAAATGACAGCCCAAGCGGCAGAAAAAACACTTAACGGCATTGATGTTATCAAGCCGCTGCAAGTGGAAATGAACAAAAATGCGATTGCGTTGCAGCAACAGTGGGAAGAGGCGGCGTCCGGTGAAGTCTCTGAAGCGTTACGCGGCTCCACTCAAGCATTTTTGGGACAAGTTATCCAAGATAGCGAAGTGACGAAAGCTGAACTATTAGAAATCATGATGGCGCAAGACTTCCAAGACTTAACGGGGCAAGTCGTCAAAAAAATGATGGAAGTGGTTGAAGAAGCAGAGAAACAGCTACTAGCGTTGCTGATGGAAAATACACCACCAGAAATGCGAGTGAAGACTCAAAGTGAAAGCCTGCTCAATGGTCCTCAGATTAATAAAGAAGGTGTGAATGTGATGGCATCACAGTCACAGGTGGATGATCTGTTAGATGAATTAGGTTTCTAA
- a CDS encoding CcdB family protein, giving the protein MQLIHDLTTRLIIPLFDTRHQQAALPIRLNPIINIEGQPYVLMTHLMSAISKSMLGKEIICIGY; this is encoded by the coding sequence TTGCAACTTATTCATGACCTAACAACACGCCTTATCATTCCATTATTTGATACACGTCATCAACAAGCCGCCCTACCGATTCGACTTAACCCGATTATTAATATTGAAGGACAGCCCTATGTACTTATGACTCATTTGATGTCAGCTATCTCTAAGTCCATGCTAGGAAAAGAGATTATTTGCATTGGGTACTAA
- the yajD gene encoding HNH nuclease YajD: protein MALIPKNYARLESGYREKALKIYPWICGRCTREFVYSNLRELTVHHIDHDHTNNPEDGSNWELLCLFCHDHEHSKYTEADQYGTNVVAGEDAQKDVGEATYNPFADLKAMLNKKK, encoded by the coding sequence ATGGCTTTGATCCCTAAAAACTATGCTCGCTTAGAAAGTGGCTACCGTGAAAAAGCACTCAAGATTTATCCATGGATATGTGGACGCTGCACACGGGAATTCGTTTATTCGAATCTAAGAGAATTAACTGTTCATCATATCGATCATGATCATACCAATAACCCTGAAGATGGCAGTAACTGGGAATTATTGTGTCTCTTCTGCCATGACCATGAACACTCTAAGTATACAGAAGCCGACCAGTACGGAACGAATGTGGTTGCGGGTGAAGATGCACAAAAAGATGTGGGTGAAGCCACTTATAACCCGTTTGCAGATTTAAAAGCTATGTTGAATAAAAAGAAATAA
- the flhB gene encoding flagellar biosynthesis protein FlhB, whose amino-acid sequence MSDESDVEKTEEPTPHKKQKAKDDGQIVRSKELSSLMMMLAGVSLLWLSGGHLANQLRQIMRQGFIFDGHYLQNTGLMLSYLGRVVSEALFALLPIIGGLALVGISASSLVGGLLFNSKLIKFDLKKLNPIKGLKRIFSMNALSELFKAILKSLFVGLGASIFLWQSWPSLLHLVMEPPTTALANALEKVIFAGYLIVFLLIPMVAFDVFYQFRSHLKKLRMSRQEIKDEFKQQEGDPHIKAKIRQQQRAIARNRMMADVPSADVIVTNPTHYAVALKYDDKKMGAPKVLAKGAGVIAQRIKEIGAEHRILQLEAPPLARALYRHAEIGQSIPVALYAAVAEVLAWVYQLRRWRREGGLKPKKPKNLPVPPTLDFAGDNNRDG is encoded by the coding sequence GTGTCCGACGAAAGTGATGTAGAAAAAACAGAAGAACCCACGCCCCATAAAAAGCAGAAAGCGAAAGATGATGGGCAAATTGTTCGCTCCAAAGAATTAAGCTCCCTCATGATGATGTTGGCTGGAGTCAGTTTGCTGTGGTTAAGTGGCGGGCATTTGGCAAACCAGTTACGACAAATCATGCGCCAAGGATTTATCTTTGACGGGCATTACCTGCAAAACACAGGGTTAATGCTCAGTTATTTGGGGAGGGTGGTTAGTGAGGCGTTATTTGCTCTACTCCCAATTATCGGGGGGTTAGCGCTGGTGGGGATCTCTGCTTCGTCACTGGTGGGTGGGCTGTTATTTAATAGCAAATTGATTAAGTTTGATTTGAAAAAATTAAACCCAATCAAAGGATTAAAACGAATTTTCTCTATGAATGCCTTATCTGAATTGTTTAAGGCGATATTAAAATCACTGTTTGTGGGGTTAGGAGCATCCATTTTCCTCTGGCAAAGTTGGCCTTCACTACTCCATTTGGTGATGGAACCACCGACAACGGCATTAGCGAATGCACTAGAGAAGGTAATTTTTGCAGGTTATTTAATTGTCTTTCTCTTAATCCCGATGGTGGCATTTGATGTATTTTATCAATTTCGTTCCCACTTGAAAAAGTTACGGATGAGCCGCCAAGAAATTAAAGACGAATTTAAGCAGCAAGAGGGTGATCCGCACATTAAAGCCAAAATTCGTCAGCAACAACGAGCGATTGCGCGTAACCGAATGATGGCAGATGTCCCCAGTGCGGATGTGATTGTTACTAACCCGACTCACTACGCTGTCGCCCTAAAATATGACGATAAAAAAATGGGGGCGCCGAAAGTTTTGGCAAAAGGCGCAGGAGTTATTGCTCAACGTATTAAAGAAATTGGTGCAGAGCACCGCATTTTACAACTTGAAGCTCCACCGCTCGCGCGTGCGTTATACCGTCATGCGGAGATTGGACAAAGTATCCCTGTTGCGCTGTATGCAGCGGTAGCAGAAGTTTTAGCATGGGTTTACCAATTACGCCGTTGGCGTCGTGAAGGTGGCCTGAAACCAAAGAAACCGAAGAATTTACCAGTGCCACCGACGCTGGATTTTGCTGGAGATAACAATCGCGATGGCTAA
- the flhA gene encoding flagellar biosynthesis protein FlhA has protein sequence MANLAALLKLPKNLQGTQWQILAGPVLILLILSMMVLPLPAFLLDLLFTFNIALSIMVLLVAMFTKRTLDFAAFPTILLFATLLRLSLNIASTRIILLDGHTGPDAAGRVVEAFGHFLVGGNFAIGIVVFIILVLINFMVITKGAGRIAEVGARFVLDGMPGKQMAIDADLNAGIINDDEAKKRRAEVTQEADFYGSMDGASKFVRGDAVAGIMIMVINVIGGLIVGVGQHHMTLGDATSVYTLLTIGDGLVAQIPALIISTAAGVIVTRVATDEDVGEQMVTQLFNNPRVMWLSAGVLGLIGLIPGMPNFVFLLFTAALAALGWYLVKRSRNPEKVMDDSQAQHFQEANKVVEATWDDVQLEDLLAMEVGYRLIPLVDNDQQGELLGRLRGLRKKFAQEVGYLPPVVHICDNLELSPCEYRILIKGAEVGRGEAQPGRNLAIDPGNAAGTLQGDMTKEPAFGLPAIWIDDDLREQAQIQGYTVVSASTAVATHFNQILLQYSSTLFGRQEAQMLYDRVKKEMPKLADDLIPDTISLTILHRVLQNLLMEDVVIRDMRTIIETLAEMAGENGEQKDTDYLTSQVRIALGRAITQQWFGSAEEIQVIGLDAKLEQILLQAAKNGGGLEPNLAQFIQTQAEEAVGHQEAMGAPTVLLVNHALRLILSRFLRRSLPQLVVMSNLEMTDHRKIRMTSMISGS, from the coding sequence ATGGCTAATTTGGCTGCACTTTTAAAATTGCCGAAAAACTTACAAGGAACTCAGTGGCAAATCCTCGCTGGACCCGTGCTGATATTACTGATTCTGTCGATGATGGTTTTACCATTACCGGCATTTTTGCTTGATTTGTTGTTCACCTTTAACATTGCTCTGTCCATTATGGTTCTGCTTGTGGCGATGTTCACCAAACGGACATTGGATTTTGCCGCATTTCCCACCATTTTGCTGTTCGCAACCTTATTGCGCCTATCTTTGAATATCGCTTCAACGCGTATTATTTTGCTGGATGGTCATACTGGACCTGATGCTGCTGGGCGTGTTGTCGAAGCTTTTGGTCACTTCCTGGTTGGCGGTAACTTTGCCATTGGTATCGTTGTTTTCATTATCTTGGTTCTGATTAACTTTATGGTTATCACCAAGGGTGCGGGGCGTATCGCCGAAGTGGGTGCTCGCTTTGTGCTTGATGGTATGCCCGGTAAGCAAATGGCCATCGATGCCGACTTAAACGCCGGTATCATTAATGATGATGAAGCGAAAAAACGCCGAGCAGAAGTCACTCAAGAAGCCGATTTTTACGGTTCAATGGACGGTGCGAGTAAATTCGTCCGTGGTGATGCTGTCGCCGGAATTATGATCATGGTGATAAACGTCATCGGTGGTCTGATTGTTGGTGTGGGTCAGCACCATATGACCCTCGGTGATGCAACGAGCGTTTATACCTTATTAACCATTGGTGACGGTCTAGTTGCCCAAATTCCAGCATTGATCATTTCAACGGCAGCGGGGGTTATCGTCACTCGCGTTGCAACCGATGAAGATGTCGGTGAGCAGATGGTCACTCAACTGTTCAATAATCCGCGCGTGATGTGGCTCAGTGCTGGGGTGTTAGGGTTGATTGGTCTTATTCCAGGGATGCCTAACTTTGTTTTCCTACTGTTTACTGCGGCATTGGCTGCATTAGGCTGGTATCTGGTAAAACGCTCACGTAACCCAGAAAAAGTGATGGATGATAGCCAAGCGCAACATTTCCAAGAAGCCAATAAAGTGGTCGAAGCAACATGGGATGATGTGCAGTTAGAAGATTTACTGGCAATGGAAGTCGGTTATCGCTTAATTCCGTTGGTTGATAACGATCAACAAGGGGAGCTATTGGGTCGACTTCGTGGGTTACGTAAGAAATTTGCTCAGGAAGTCGGATACTTACCTCCGGTGGTACATATTTGCGACAACTTAGAGTTATCCCCATGTGAATATCGCATTCTTATCAAAGGGGCTGAGGTGGGGCGCGGAGAAGCTCAACCTGGACGTAACTTAGCGATTGATCCGGGTAATGCGGCGGGAACTTTACAAGGAGATATGACTAAAGAACCTGCGTTTGGTCTGCCTGCAATATGGATCGATGACGATTTACGTGAACAAGCACAAATCCAAGGTTATACCGTCGTTTCTGCAAGTACCGCGGTAGCAACGCACTTTAACCAAATTTTACTGCAATATTCGAGCACTCTGTTCGGTCGCCAAGAAGCCCAGATGTTGTATGACCGAGTGAAAAAAGAGATGCCAAAACTGGCGGATGATTTGATCCCTGACACCATTTCACTGACCATCTTGCACCGCGTTTTACAAAACCTACTCATGGAAGATGTGGTGATCCGCGACATGCGCACCATTATTGAAACGCTGGCTGAAATGGCAGGTGAAAATGGTGAACAAAAAGACACTGATTACCTTACCTCTCAGGTACGTATTGCTTTAGGACGAGCCATTACCCAGCAATGGTTTGGTAGCGCTGAAGAGATCCAAGTGATTGGGTTGGATGCGAAGTTAGAGCAAATCCTGCTACAAGCCGCAAAGAATGGCGGTGGCTTAGAGCCAAACTTAGCCCAGTTTATTCAAACTCAAGCTGAAGAAGCAGTGGGGCATCAAGAAGCGATGGGGGCGCCAACCGTATTGTTAGTGAATCATGCCCTGAGGCTGATTTTATCTCGCTTCCTGCGTCGTAGTTTGCCGCAATTAGTGGTGATGTCCAATTTAGAAATGACAGATCACCGTAAGATTAGAATGACATCGATGATCAGTGGGTCATAA
- a CDS encoding flagella synthesis protein FlgN yields MNDELLLLLEQQLGHLQSLEIVMKNEELLLGYHRVPPSPFQETTEQKRFLVAAISHGENHRLQLEEQAKIVAPYEGNPVLNHTWNTIKDLTTQLKDLNYRNHQMLQLHIELNAQRLNFVKKHNNQSTYGADGLESKRPALGKKISI; encoded by the coding sequence ATGAACGACGAATTATTACTACTATTAGAACAGCAGCTTGGTCATTTGCAATCACTGGAAATTGTGATGAAGAATGAAGAGTTATTATTGGGTTACCATCGTGTGCCACCTTCTCCATTTCAGGAAACGACGGAGCAAAAACGTTTTTTAGTTGCCGCTATCAGTCATGGTGAGAACCACCGTTTACAATTGGAAGAGCAAGCAAAAATCGTTGCACCTTATGAAGGTAACCCAGTGCTCAACCATACTTGGAATACGATTAAAGACCTAACGACCCAACTAAAAGATTTAAATTATCGTAATCACCAAATGCTTCAACTGCATATTGAGCTGAATGCACAACGTCTAAATTTTGTGAAAAAGCATAATAATCAGTCAACTTACGGTGCCGATGGCTTAGAATCTAAACGCCCTGCGTTAGGAAAGAAAATTTCAATTTAG
- the flgM gene encoding flagellar biosynthesis anti-sigma factor FlgM: MAIEQTSAISALTQVTTRDPQETAALVREKKVSANEAVKESSFAPSELQKKLLQPQASDIDVAKVEKIKQAIKDGTLTMDAGKIADGILRDAHECMLSMK, translated from the coding sequence ATGGCTATTGAGCAAACATCTGCAATCTCTGCCTTGACTCAGGTAACCACTCGCGATCCACAAGAAACCGCAGCGCTGGTTCGTGAGAAAAAAGTCTCCGCAAATGAAGCCGTTAAAGAAAGCTCTTTTGCACCGAGTGAGTTACAAAAGAAATTACTTCAACCTCAAGCTTCTGATATTGATGTCGCTAAAGTTGAAAAAATCAAACAAGCCATCAAAGACGGCACGTTAACCATGGATGCAGGTAAAATCGCTGATGGTATTTTACGTGATGCCCATGAATGCATGCTTTCTATGAAATAA
- the flgA gene encoding flagellar basal body P-ring formation chaperone FlgA, with amino-acid sequence MMKTVFSIKYILIISILNLFSFSAQASLPQDIDQYFRKIHGKQNSVSIEIKTPIDKWPNCDKPQIGLPSGGRNMGNISLPVQCDKKKQYLQLTVNVTGQYYVATRNIQRGETIEFVDIGTKRGLIHQLPSGASTDKMALRGTLALRNITAGQTFTSSMVRRPWAIKAGQTVYVFATGNNFSVKYEGRAINNAAMGENIRVRLINGQVVNGEAQENGSVQVALN; translated from the coding sequence ATGATGAAAACTGTTTTTTCAATTAAATATATTTTAATTATCAGTATATTAAATCTATTTTCTTTTTCTGCGCAAGCATCTCTCCCACAAGATATTGACCAGTATTTCCGTAAAATTCATGGAAAGCAAAATAGCGTTTCAATTGAAATAAAAACCCCAATTGATAAATGGCCAAATTGTGATAAGCCGCAAATTGGCTTACCAAGTGGGGGTCGTAATATGGGAAATATCTCACTTCCTGTGCAATGCGATAAGAAAAAACAGTATTTACAGCTGACGGTGAATGTCACTGGGCAATATTATGTTGCCACCCGTAATATTCAACGGGGAGAAACCATTGAATTTGTGGATATTGGCACCAAAAGAGGGCTTATTCACCAATTGCCATCTGGGGCATCTACCGACAAGATGGCGCTGCGTGGCACGTTAGCCCTTCGCAATATTACCGCAGGGCAGACGTTTACTAGCTCAATGGTTAGGCGCCCTTGGGCTATTAAGGCGGGTCAAACCGTGTATGTATTTGCCACTGGCAATAACTTTTCCGTTAAATATGAAGGTCGAGCCATTAATAATGCCGCCATGGGTGAAAATATTCGAGTTCGACTTATCAATGGGCAAGTGGTTAATGGTGAAGCTCAAGAAAATGGCAGTGTTCAAGTAGCGCTTAACTAA
- the flgB gene encoding flagellar basal body rod protein FlgB gives MIDKLDATFAFQQRALSIREARQTVLASNIANADTPGYQARDIDFNRQLQQAMDKGVVKGKGISLAVTAKGHIEGHDMKPAALDLKYRVPYQTSMDGNTVDMDVERSQFADNTLKYQADLTFINSQVKSMLAVLQQG, from the coding sequence ATGATTGATAAATTAGATGCCACCTTTGCTTTTCAGCAACGGGCTTTGTCCATAAGAGAAGCAAGACAGACTGTTTTGGCTTCTAACATCGCCAATGCGGATACCCCTGGTTATCAAGCGCGTGATATTGATTTTAATCGTCAATTACAACAAGCGATGGATAAAGGCGTGGTGAAAGGAAAGGGTATTTCACTGGCAGTGACAGCCAAAGGGCATATTGAAGGACATGATATGAAGCCTGCTGCATTGGATCTGAAATATCGTGTGCCTTATCAAACTTCAATGGATGGAAATACGGTTGATATGGATGTTGAGCGCAGCCAATTTGCTGATAACACATTGAAATATCAAGCCGATCTTACATTCATCAATAGCCAAGTCAAAAGTATGTTGGCCGTTCTACAACAAGGGTAA
- the flgC gene encoding flagellar basal body rod protein FlgC — protein MGLLSIFDISSSALTAQSQRLNVSASNMANAESVVGPDGEPYRAKQVVFQMAPQGRNQVGGVRVSELIEDPAPPRMEYKPGHPLADEKGYVKMPNVDTVGEMINTISASRSYQANLEVMNTAKTLLQKTLTLGQ, from the coding sequence ATGGGTCTACTCAGTATTTTTGATATCTCCTCTTCTGCATTAACCGCGCAATCTCAGCGTCTAAACGTTAGCGCGAGTAACATGGCGAACGCAGAAAGTGTGGTGGGTCCTGATGGTGAACCGTACCGTGCGAAGCAAGTGGTTTTTCAAATGGCGCCACAAGGTCGCAATCAAGTCGGTGGCGTTCGTGTGAGTGAATTAATCGAAGATCCTGCTCCTCCGCGTATGGAATACAAGCCCGGTCATCCTCTTGCAGATGAAAAAGGCTACGTGAAGATGCCTAACGTCGATACCGTAGGTGAAATGATCAACACGATCTCCGCATCGCGCAGCTATCAAGCCAACTTAGAAGTCATGAATACCGCAAAAACATTGCTACAGAAAACCTTAACGCTAGGTCAGTAA
- a CDS encoding flagellar hook assembly protein FlgD yields MGISASMNDSLDNTVAGPAAAASNIPKKSQSDDMRDTFLTMIVTQMKNQDPTKPMDNADLTGQLAQIATLESMNKLSDSVTGISQQIGSGQSLQATQLVGKGVLIPRNEIVLAPLKKESSGENSNVAKPANPLPDDVISANSPSNFGLSNFGATEGNEGGEGTEEPQTDYISSPFGFFLPKMADSVEITIRDKNRTVIRTITYDSEVKPDIYDMAWDGRDNNGNVVADPKGKYFFDVKAVRMGSEIEVTKLGYTRVNGVTPGSDAPLLDVGIGQSVPLSSIFKVYPAS; encoded by the coding sequence ATGGGAATTTCTGCATCAATGAATGATTCTTTGGATAACACAGTTGCTGGGCCAGCAGCTGCAGCCAGTAACATTCCAAAGAAAAGTCAAAGTGATGATATGCGTGACACATTTTTAACCATGATTGTCACGCAGATGAAAAACCAAGACCCGACCAAACCAATGGATAACGCGGATTTAACGGGGCAACTAGCTCAAATCGCTACACTTGAGAGCATGAATAAGCTCAGTGATAGTGTGACAGGGATTTCGCAACAGATAGGGTCTGGGCAGTCATTACAGGCAACGCAACTCGTGGGCAAAGGGGTGCTTATCCCGCGCAATGAAATTGTGCTGGCACCCCTGAAAAAAGAGAGTAGTGGCGAAAATAGCAATGTAGCTAAGCCAGCGAACCCATTACCTGACGATGTGATTAGCGCGAATAGCCCATCTAATTTTGGGCTCAGTAATTTTGGCGCAACAGAGGGTAATGAAGGCGGAGAAGGTACTGAAGAGCCGCAAACTGATTACATTTCATCGCCATTTGGCTTCTTCCTACCGAAGATGGCCGATAGCGTTGAAATTACCATTCGAGACAAAAACCGCACCGTAATCCGCACTATCACCTATGACTCAGAAGTGAAACCCGATATTTACGATATGGCATGGGATGGTCGCGATAACAACGGTAATGTGGTTGCCGATCCGAAAGGGAAATATTTCTTTGATGTGAAAGCCGTCAGGATGGGGTCTGAAATTGAGGTCACCAAACTCGGTTATACCCGTGTCAATGGTGTCACACCTGGCTCAGATGCACCATTACTGGATGTTGGAATAGGGCAAAGTGTGCCACTAAGCAGCATCTTTAAAGTGTATCCCGCATCTTAA